The genome window ACGACCGTACGGATGGCGGCGGACGTCATCCATGACGCGCGCGTGGACTTCGACCCGGTGACCGCGCGGTCGGCGGAGCTGCTCGCCGACCAGCTGGACCGGTTCGAGTCGCTGCTCGCGGACCTGCTGGAGATCAGCCGCTTCGACGCGGGCGCGGCGGCGCTGGAGGCCGAGCCGATAGACCTGCGTGAGGTCGTGCGGAAGGTCGTCAGCGGGGCCGAGCCGCTCGCCGAGCGCAAGAGCACGCGGATACGGGTGCTGGGCGACCAGCAGCCCGTCGTGGCCGAGGCCGACGCCCGCCGGGTGGAGCGGGTGCTGCGCAACCTCGTGGTCAACGCCGTGGAGCACGGCGAGGGCAAGGACGTCGTGGTCAAGCTGGCGGCGGCGGGCGGCGCGGTCGCGGTCGCGGTGCGGGACTACGGGGTGGGGCTCAAGCCGGGCGAGGCGACCCGCGTGTTCAGCCGCTTCTGGCGGGCTGACCCGGCACGCGCGCGTACGACCGGCGGTACGGGACTGGGGCTGTCCATCGCCCTGGAGGACGCCCGGCTGCACGGGGGCTGGCTGCAGGCGTGGGGCGAGCCGGGCGGGGGTTCGCAGTTCCGGCTCACCCTGCCGAGGACGGCGGACGAGCCGCTGAGGGGCTCCCCGATACCCCTGGAGCCGAAGGACTCGCGGCGCAACCGTGGACTCGACGGTGCCGGTCCGCCGCTCGGCGGCGGTGGCAAGCTCGCCACGGTGCCGGTCCAGGCCGGTGAGCACGGGGCCGCGCGGACGGCCATAGGGCCACGTCCGGGCGCCGGACCGGCGCCCACGGCCGACCCGACGGCGCTGCCGGGCAACGGGGCGCGTGTGGTGCCCCGGCCTGGTGTGCCGTCCGCGGCACCGCCCCAGGCTCCGCCCGCGCGGCGGTCCGACGAGGACGCGGGGCGAGCAGGGGAGCGGCCGGCGGAGAGCGACGCGGAGCGGCAGCACGAGCAGGGGGAGGCATTCCGTGGGCGCTGACCGCGCGAAACGCGGCCGAGGACGTCCGATGCGGGCGACCATCTGCCTCGGTGTCGGATCCGTCCTGCTGGCGGGGTGCGCCTCGATGCCGGACGGCGGGGACATGCGTGACGTCGAGTCGACGCCGAGGCAGGACGCGAAGGTGCGGGTCTTCGCGCTGCCGCCGGCGGAGGACGCCGAGCCGAAGGCGATCGTGCAGGGGTTCCTCGAAGCCCTGACCAGCGACGATCTGGACTACGAGACGGCGCGCAAGTACCTGACCGGCGACGCGCTGAAGACCTGGGAGCCGGACGAGTCGACCACGGTCCTGGACGCGTCACCCATCCCCTACACCCATGTCACGGGAAAGCGGCCGGAGGCCGACGAGGCCCGGATCGAGCTGTCCGGCACCAAGGTCGCCCTGGTGGACGGGCAGCACGCGTACACGCCCGCCGGTGGGGAGTACAACAAGACCGTGCACCTCACGCGGGTGAAGGACACCCAGCAGTGGCGCATCGACCGGCTGCCGCCGGGGGTGGTCCTCGGCAGGTCGGACTTCGAGCGCAACTACAAGTCCATCAACAAGTACTACTTCACCTCCGCCGCGCAGTCCGGGGAGCCGGGAACGGTCGCCGACCCGGTGTTCGTGCGCAGCCAGGTCGACCCGGTGACCCAGGCGGTCCGGGATCTGCTGGAGGGCCCCACCAGCTGGCTCAACCCGGTCGCGAGGACGAGTTTCCCGTCCGGTACGGCCCTGCGGAAGGGCACCAAGGCGCTGACCCCCGACGACCGGAACAGGCTGGTCGTGCCGCTGAACAAGAAGGCCGACCGGGTCTCGGAAAGCCGGTGCAAGGAGATGGCCGCCCAGCTCCTCTTCACGCTCCAGGACTACATGCCCACGGGTGTGGACACGGTGGAACTGCAGGGGTCGACGGGCACGCTGCTGTGCGAGCTAGGTGAGGGCGAGGCCAACATCATCGCCTCGCACGGCTATGGCAAGAGCGCGGCGTACGAGTACTTCATCGACGGCGGCCACCGGCTCGTCCGGCTGTCCGAGGGGAAGTCGCTGACGACGCCGACGGCCGTTCCCGGCGCGCTCGGCGAGGGGGAGAAGCAGCTGCGGTCCGCGGCGGTGTCACGGGACGAGGACCGGGCGGCCGGGGTGTCGGCCGACGGGAGCGAGCTGTACGTGTCGCCGCTGACGCCGGGTGGCACGCTCGGCGAACCGGCGCTGCGCAGCACCGGTGCCACCGCGAAGGACCGGCTGACGACGCCCAGTTGGGACGGGCGGGGTGACCTGTGGGTGGCCGACCGGGACCCCAAGAAGCCCCGGTTGCTGGTCCTCACGGACGGCATGGGGGAGCCTCTGGAGGCCCGGACGCCCAATCTCGACGGGCGGATCGAAGCCGTGCGGGTGGCCGCCGACGGGGTGCGGGTCGCGCTGATCCTGGAGCACGAGGGCAAGCGGGCGCTGTACATCGGGCGCATCGAGCGGGACGCCGACGCGGAGAGCACCACGGTCTCGATCGTCGAACTGCGGTCCGTGACACCGGATCTGGAGGACGTCACCGCCATGTCGTGGGCGGGCGACAGCCAACTGGTGGTCGTGGGGCGCGAGTCCGGTGGTGTGCAGCAGGTGCGGTACGTCCGGGTCGACGGCTCCCCGATGCCGGACTCCGGGCCCTCCGCGCTCACGGGTGTGGAGGAGATCGCCGCGTCGGAGGACGAGAGCCAGCCGCTGGTGGCCCACTCGGCCGACGGGATCGTGCGGCTGTCGCCGGGCGAGCAGTGGCAGACGGTGGTCAAGGAAGGGTCGGCGCCGGTCTATCCGGGGTGAGGCCGGGGTGCGGGGACGGGCTGGCCGTTTCTCCGTTTCCGTGGTGCAGGTGGTGCAGGTGGTGCAGGTGGTGCAGGTGGTGCAGGTGGTGGTGGCCGGGACGCCGTCCCGGCTGTCCGCCGGTGGGCTGTGGGGCTGCGGCTGATGTCGGTCCTCCCCTGGTTCGGTCCTCCCCTGGTTCGGTCCTCCCTTGGTTCGGTCATTTTGTGGTGACACTCGCTCTTCTTCGGGCACCCGTCATACGTGTGGGTGACAACACCCCTGTGGTTGCGGTGAGTTGTCCACAGGCGGTTGTCCACAGGGGTGGCGGCGTCTCGTAGGCGTCGGCACAGTGGTGGGCATGCGGGGGTGGTGGCAGGACCTCACGGATCTGGTGCTGCCGGCCGAGTGCGGAGGCTGTGGGAGGCCTCGCGCGGTGCTCTGCCCGGAGTGCCGCGCGGCTCTGACCGGGGCCGCACCGTGCCGGGTGCGACCGGTTCCGGAGCCGTCGGGGCTGCCCGTGGTGCACGCCGCGGCGCCGTACGAGGACGCGGTGCGGGCCACGCTCATCGCGCACAAGGAACGGGGTGCGCTGGCGCTCGCCGGACCGCTCGGCACGGCCCTGGCAGGGGCCGTACGGGCGGGTGGCGACGGGCCGGTGCTGCTGGTTCCGGTGCCGTCCGCGCGGCGGGCGGTGCGGGCGCGGGGGCACGACCCGGCGCGGCGGATCGCGCTCGCGGCGGCCGGGCAGCTGCGGGGTACCGGGACGCCGGCCCGGGTGGCCGGGGTGCTGCGGCAGCGACGGGCCGTGGCCGACCAGTCGGGGCTGGACTCCCGGCAGCGGCTGGACAACCTCGCGGGCGCGCTGGAGGTGGCCGCCGGGGGTACCCGGCTGCTGACCGGTGGCACGGTCGTGCTGGTGGACGACCTGATGACGACCGGTGCCTCGCTCGCCGAGGCGGCACGGGCGGTCCGGGCGGCCCGGGACGGGTGGGCGGCCGGGACGGGCGAGTTCGACACGGAACGAAAGGCGCAGGACGTGGTGCGAACACGAGGGGTGACGGGAATGGCGGGCACGGACGGAGCCGGAGACCGCATCAGAGCGGCGGTGGTCGCCGGACCGCCCGACTCTTTCCAAATAAACCGGAACTGACAGAGATCTTGCATCGTTGCAGGTGGTGAGAGGGCCAATTCACCTGAATGGAGGTACGTCTCGGTAGAGGGTGACGACATCCCTCCGAGCGAGATATGTTCGGTTGTGAGGGAATGGCCCCGGCCGTTCACCACATATCCGAATGTTGTGCTGCGGGTTTTCCGAATCACCCCATGCCGGTGGGTGGAGATCTTGCCCACGGGGGAGGAGGAGGTGGAAGTCACCGAGTCCGCGGTTCCGGGAGTCACCGGAACCTGGTGCACAAGGGAGATGCTCCGCCAGTGGAGCGGGGCGATCCGGGAACGGAGTTCTGCGTGGACATCGTCGTCAAGGGCCGCAAGACCGAGGTGCCCGAGCGGTTCCGCAAGCACGTGGCCGAGAAGCTGAAGCTGGAGAAGATCCAGAAGCTCGACGGCAAGGTGATCAGCCTCGACGTCGAGGTGTCCAAGGAGCCCAACCCCCGACAGGCCGACCGCAGTGACCGGGTGGAGATCACACTCCACTCCCGCGGGCCGGTGATCCGGGCGGAGGCAGCGGCAAGCGATCCGTATGCGGCGCTCGACCTGGCGGCGGACAAGCTGGAAGCCCGGCTGCGCAAGCAGCACGACAAGCGGTACACGCGCCGAGGCGCGCGCAGGCTCACGGCCGCGGAGGTCGCCGACCACGTCCCGGGCGTGGCGACTCTCAACGGCAATGGATACGTCGCCGACGAAGAGCAGCCGGACGGCGTGCCCACCAAGCGGATCGGCTCGCTGGAGGTGAAGGGCGAAGGCCCCCTCGTCGTCCGCGAGAAGACCCATGTGGCGTCCCCGATGACCCTCGACCAGGCTCTCTACGAGATGGAACTGGTCGGGCACGACTTCTACCTCTTCGTCGACTCCGAGACCAAGGAACCCAGTGTCGTCTACCGGCGGCACGCCTACGACTACGGCGTCATCCACCTCAGTACGGACCCGATGGTCGCCCAGGCGCATTCGGACGCCGCGGGCGGCGCGCTCGGCGGCTGACCGCGCCGGGTGAGAGCTGAGCCGGTGCCCCTGGAGCGCTCGTGCGCCCCCAGGGGCACCGGTGTGCGACCCCTTGCCGTCCGCTCTTGTCACCGCAGGGCGGGCCGGGCATGAAATCATGGCCGAACCGGCCCCAACCGGGGGGTCGTTGCCTTGGGTTGGCAATGGCACAGAGACACAGGCCACGGCCTCAGGGGGAGGAACGATGGCGGACAGCAGTTTCGGACCGATGCGTGACCAGGACGCCGACGACGGCGCCGGTGGCATGGGCTCCGCCGCGGGCTCCTCGCGAAAGGAGCCGATCCGGGTCCTCGTCGTGGACGACCACGCGCTCTTCCGCCGCGGTCTGGAGATCGTGCTCGCCGCGGAGGAGGACATCC of Streptomyces griseiscabiei contains these proteins:
- the hpf gene encoding ribosome hibernation-promoting factor, HPF/YfiA family, which gives rise to MDIVVKGRKTEVPERFRKHVAEKLKLEKIQKLDGKVISLDVEVSKEPNPRQADRSDRVEITLHSRGPVIRAEAAASDPYAALDLAADKLEARLRKQHDKRYTRRGARRLTAAEVADHVPGVATLNGNGYVADEEQPDGVPTKRIGSLEVKGEGPLVVREKTHVASPMTLDQALYEMELVGHDFYLFVDSETKEPSVVYRRHAYDYGVIHLSTDPMVAQAHSDAAGGALGG
- a CDS encoding LpqB family beta-propeller domain-containing protein, which gives rise to MRATICLGVGSVLLAGCASMPDGGDMRDVESTPRQDAKVRVFALPPAEDAEPKAIVQGFLEALTSDDLDYETARKYLTGDALKTWEPDESTTVLDASPIPYTHVTGKRPEADEARIELSGTKVALVDGQHAYTPAGGEYNKTVHLTRVKDTQQWRIDRLPPGVVLGRSDFERNYKSINKYYFTSAAQSGEPGTVADPVFVRSQVDPVTQAVRDLLEGPTSWLNPVARTSFPSGTALRKGTKALTPDDRNRLVVPLNKKADRVSESRCKEMAAQLLFTLQDYMPTGVDTVELQGSTGTLLCELGEGEANIIASHGYGKSAAYEYFIDGGHRLVRLSEGKSLTTPTAVPGALGEGEKQLRSAAVSRDEDRAAGVSADGSELYVSPLTPGGTLGEPALRSTGATAKDRLTTPSWDGRGDLWVADRDPKKPRLLVLTDGMGEPLEARTPNLDGRIEAVRVAADGVRVALILEHEGKRALYIGRIERDADAESTTVSIVELRSVTPDLEDVTAMSWAGDSQLVVVGRESGGVQQVRYVRVDGSPMPDSGPSALTGVEEIAASEDESQPLVAHSADGIVRLSPGEQWQTVVKEGSAPVYPG
- a CDS encoding ComF family protein gives rise to the protein MRGWWQDLTDLVLPAECGGCGRPRAVLCPECRAALTGAAPCRVRPVPEPSGLPVVHAAAPYEDAVRATLIAHKERGALALAGPLGTALAGAVRAGGDGPVLLVPVPSARRAVRARGHDPARRIALAAAGQLRGTGTPARVAGVLRQRRAVADQSGLDSRQRLDNLAGALEVAAGGTRLLTGGTVVLVDDLMTTGASLAEAARAVRAARDGWAAGTGEFDTERKAQDVVRTRGVTGMAGTDGAGDRIRAAVVAGPPDSFQINRN